The following DNA comes from Triticum aestivum cultivar Chinese Spring chromosome 3D, IWGSC CS RefSeq v2.1, whole genome shotgun sequence.
GCCAGGATATTGTCAAATACCTTGTGGTATGGCCAGAAGACCGACCGAATAGCCTTATGTTTAGTAACATAATAGAGAGAAAATAACGGGGCCTTTACTTTCTACCCTCAGTCATATTCATTTCATATGAATATGAGATCTATAAAAAAGAATCGAACTTATGAATAGTAGGCCCCAATAAATACCTTGAGTGTATAGTCACATCCATAGGTGAAGTGGATAATAAATGTATTGTCGAGCTTCttatcaaatggtggctgcatttTTAAGGGGTGTCAGTAATAGCTCTAATCATGTCAATCAAGCACGTCGCTTTTAGTGCGCAAGTATATTGTCGTCAGAAAATCAGAAACAGCTTCAGCACCTGGATCATGAAATCTTTACGAAGGATATGTTGAACCCCATGCAATGCACTGGCAACAGCATATGCATACCTAGAAGCcaaagaaaaataacaaaaaactGGATTAATAACAACGTAACAATGAGAAAATGCATTTATCAAATCACACACAACAAAAGATAATTCTGACATTTCCAAAACCCATCCAAAAGCCTTATCAGTCTCTTGATCCTCTTTCATTTGTAGTGATACATTCATCCATGTGGGAGCAATCTTCTCAAGCAGTGTCTATTCTTTCCTCATATAACGAGAGATTAAGTTAGATTCAGTAAAATGACTAACCAAAACGGTAACTGAAACACAAATCATGCAACACCAAATAAATGGAATGGAGCTTCATTCATCCATGAGACTGCAGTCTATAGAGCGCCAAGTTAACAACAGTGAATTACCTTCTTAATTATTACAGGGGAATTCCCGATAGGGTCAACATTTGTGATTGGACCCCTTTCTTCAGGATAGTATTTCCTGATAATTTTTTCATGTTCGGATGGTGTGATGTAAAAGAAGGGGAATGCTGCTGGATCATTGTCAAAAGCTAAATTTGGTAAAGGTTTCACAAATATATGATCTGGTTCTGCCATCAGTATGTACCTGTGACATTCAAGCAGAACAGAACAGTTATAAACAcatggagggagagagagagagagagagagagagagagagatccatgtTATGTACTActttactttagtgatctaaacgctcttatatttctttacagagggagtaggcaTGAGTGTGCCTAAATATCTGTCCCATCTTACATCCAAACACCAGCAACATCTTTTCTTGTTTCGCTTATTTTTGGTTAATCATGGATGTCTGGATGTCAAATCATAAAGTACCTTGTGGAAGATTAAAAGTTAAAACCATACTGATAGTATCGAAACCAAAGGGCACAGCAGTCTTTACTTACTCTTCTTCAATCTTTGCCTGCTGCAGCCATTGTACAAATGCCCATGGCCTGTTTAGGACGATATAGCCCTGCAATGCAGACAGTATCATAATCAAACCGACGGAGCATTTCAAAACTGATGTTGCTTCCCCCAGTAACTGTAACTGGGTGTACATGAACGAAGGAAATAAAGTTCAAACTGACAGGGCAAATACAGTGCTCAAGGGAAGGCAAGAAAGCAGGACTTGGTCAGAGAGCGGGTGGCGAGTTACGGCATAAAGGTATTCACAAGTGCAGACAAAATTAGACATGCGAAATTCATGACCTTTAACAGCAACCTAACAGAGACTTGTTAATGaaataataatcacttgattttGCAGCTGCAAGTTGGAGCCGAAGCACCGATTTTCGTTTTATCTCGTCTTAAAATTCCAAAGACATTGCCCATCTGCACACGTAGCCCCCACAACGCCCCACGTTGCACAGCAAACagacagacaaacaaacaaaccgAAACAGAGAGCGAGGAGGAGACCAAAAAAACAGTCAGTCGTGGCGTACTTACACGGTCCTTGCCGGCGGGGAGGGGGCTGACGACGAATGTGGGGATCTCGTCCATGAGGCCGTCGGGCTTCCCCGAGTGCAGCACGCGGGTGAAGCCGCCCATGTCGGCGCCCTCCGGCCGCGCCTGCATCCGCTTGTACCAGAAGTACATCACCCGGCACTGCCACCTGCTGTACGGGGCGTCCGTGGCCGTGAGCGCCACGTGGAACGGCCGCCTCTGGCCcctcgcgccgcccgccgcccgcatcCACTCTGGCATCCGCACCACCGGGTCCCTCGCTCCCGTCCCGACCCCCGTAGTTCCTCCTCCTCCGTTGCCGCCGCCTCGGAGCACCATGGCGAGCACGCTGTACGAGATCAGGAAGGCGAACACCCCGACcgccagcagcagcagcgccgACGCAACCGGGCCGCGGCCCCCTCCGCCCgcggccttcctcgccggcgcgTGCATCGCTCTCTGGAGATTCTTTCTCTCGCCGCTCGGTGGGTTTGGAATCAGTGGGTAGGGGTTTTGCCTTTTGGGATCGATCGGGGACGGGagggagaagcggagaaggatggAAAAGAAAGAAAGTGCTCGGTCGGGACTTGCGAGGGAAGCGAGGTAGCCATTCTCGGGAATAACAAATTAAGAAAGAACAAATGGCATCGCCGTAATTGATGCGCCGCCCAGCGAGAAGCGGGGGTGTTCTGGATGTCATGTCAAACCCCACTGTCAGGTGGACCCACCGTGTCTGTCGAAGGTGGGGCCATGAGGTCGGTGACGAGGAGGAACGTGTGCGCGGGTGGAGAAGGGGAAAACGTCGTCTGTGCGCTGCGTCAACTGTGTATGTGCGCTCTCCGCGCGGCGGGTTGACTTGACCCCAACTGCAGATGTGGGCCCACATGTACCTTCTACATTTTTTTTGAGGGGTCACATGTACCTTCTACAGCGATCGACGAGGGGAATATTGCTCTACGTGGGCCCGTTGCTTGTCTCGTTCATCGGAAGGCATGCTACTGCTCATCAGAATTTACGCAAGCAAATGGATCGATTTTCATTACTCTCCCTCTAATTCATATTAATTGTCGTTGATTTATTATAAAATTTCTTTTAGTATTTATGTTAATTATTGCTGATTTTTTACAAAGGTGCACTTCTTTTTGCTATGGAAAACATCTCTAAACAAGTCTTTCAAAAAAGTTAGTACTACTAGCATATTTTGCACTCAAAGTAGCGGACACtgtttagagcatctacagccggcaACTCAAACATCCGGACGGACGGGTCGGTCATTGACCGATAAAAAAAAACAATACAACGGGCATCTCGGACGAGCCTCAAACGTTAGGCTGGCCGGAACCACTCATATTCAGCCCAAACATAGGGCAGGTAAGGGAATGCCCGGGCGCGTCTGGGCAcgtccgccacgtcggacccgacagGTCTACCCCACCATAAATTGCATCAAATCCATCAAACTCTttcgcctcctcctgcctccatcCAACCTTTCCCGCGTCCGAGCCCTCACCGTCCGCCACCCTTGCTCCCCATCCTCACCGTCGGTCCCGACCCACCGCCCTAGATGTCCTCCAGCCCGTCCATGACTGTCGCGACAGAGGTTGCGTCCACCTCATcatttgctacttgtgagctgcgttgggattttcccccaAAGAGAAGggagatgcagtacagtagagataattatttccctcagtaagaaccaaggtttattgaaccaataggagaatcacgcaaagcctcGTGAACAGCAGCTGcgcacacaaaagcaaatacttgtacccaatgcgggcaagagggttgtcaatccccttaaactcgttacttgcaagcatcaaatcttgtataggtagatgAATAAATTGAAGACAAAATAAAAAATTGCAACAAAGGAATTTAGTTTTTATAATTGATTAAGGTTGACCCCGGGGACCATAGTTTTCACTGTGGGacaacaaattactgttgaacaattgatacaaaaagcatagttatgacgatatccaaggcaatgatcatgtatataggcatcacgttcgagacaagtagaccgactcctgcctacatctactactattactccaccaatcgaccgctatccagcatgcatctatggtattaagttcataaaaaggAGTAACGCCTTAAATAAGATGACATTATGTacacaaagtaaacccaatcaatatgaataacccccatcgttttacccttaatggcaacaatacaaatatgtgtcttatccccttctgtcattggataTATAGCACCGCCAGATTgaacccatcagaaagcacctctcccactgaagataaatcaatctagttagccaaaccaaacgggtagatcggagagaaatacaaaactataacaatcatgcataataaagttaaGAAAATACTCAATTACTtcgcatgaatattcagatcataaacccacaattcatcggatcccaataaacacactgcgaaagaagattacatcggatagaactccaagaacatcgaggagaacatggtattgaatatcaaagagagagaagaagccatctagctactagctatggacccgtaggtctgtgctgAACTATTCATGCATCATCGGAAGGCAACAAggacgatgtagaagccctccgtgatcgattccccttccggcagagtaccggaaaaagCCTCCAGATGGGTTCACgcaagaacagaagcttgcagcggcggaaaaagtgtttGAGGTGGCTCtatgttggtttgggaatatttgggaatttatagaagtGAAATTAGGTCGAATTTATAAAAGTGTTTGAGGTGCGCCCCTTGAGCTTGTGGCTCTCTCGTATCTcgtctggtctcctcccgaagcttcgagggtcccttttggtccagaaaaattaatccaaagattttttttcgtttggacttcgtttgatattgattttttgaacagccaaaaacaagcaaaaaagaaacaactggcactgggcactaggttaataggttagtcccaaaaatgatataaactagcatataaatgcatataaagcatccaagattgataatataatagcatggaacaatcaaaaaattatagatacgttggagagtatcATCCTTCGGCGTCCCGTCCTTGGCTTTATCATGCAAGCCGGAGGACATCTCCCGAAGGAACCGGCGGCAGGGGCTGCGAGAAAGGGAAGCGGTGGCGGCGCAGGGAGCATATGCGTACATGGACGAGCAACTGTCCTCCCCCTGCGCCCAGAACCCCGCACCCCATCCATCCCACCGTTGACAAGGGTTGCGTCGTCGAATTAGGTTAGGACATAAAGAGGATCTAACGGCCGGTTGGAGCACTACTAGAGCTTTACGCCCACAAAGATGCCGCCAGTGGACGTCTGTCACTCGCCGCATCTCGTTCGGGCGTGGAGAAGTACGGGCACCGGCGGTGCCCGGGCTTCCCATGACTTGTTCGATGAAATGACACGGCAAAACTCGGTATGTTTTAGTTGCTCCTATCCGATCAAATTTGCATATGCCATGTTCAATGTTTTCAATAGACCTCTAGTTCATTTCGGACATGATGAATACTTGCAAACAATGATCATTTAGGAGTTGATCATGTCGGACATGATCAATGATAATCAAGATCCAACCCAAATGGACTAAGAATTGGGGGATCCAACTTGCCCTTCATTTGAAGTTGGGACAACATCAAATCTCAATCCGAgcaagaaaagaaacaaaagacGGCAAAGGCAACATGGCAGAGCAGGAGGGCAGGACGCAAGAATAGTGGAGGGGCAGGACGCAAGAATAGCGGAGGAGCAGGCGGCATGGATGGCGCCCGACGAGTGATCCGACACGGTCGGACATTGATTTCATTTTGGCATTTCCGCATTGTTGAAGTATGGTTTGTTTTGTTTTGTCCTATTTGTTTCGAACTGTTGAATTGGGATGATTTTCGTATTTGAGATGTGTGGATGTGCGGTAGCCCAAATGAGGGGTTGCCCGGCGCTGTCCGCGAACGCACCCGCGGGCGTATAGGGGGGCGGATTTGCCAAGTTCGATGTAGATGCTCTTAGGCAAATGAAACTTGAGTTAAATGCATGgacggttgatgtctactacgcaaccttcttcttgtagacgttgttgggcctccaagtgtagaggtttgtaggacagtagcaaatttccctcaagtggatgacctaaggtttatcaatccatgggaggcgtaggatgaagatggtctctctcaaacaaccctgcaaccaaataacaaagagtctcttgtgtccccaacacacccaatacaatggtaaattatataagtgcactagttcggcgaagagatggtgatacaagtgcaatatggatggtagatataggtttttgtaatctgaaaatataaaaacagcaaggtaactaatgataaaagtgagcacaaacggtattgcaatgctaggaaacaaggcctagggttcatactttcactagtgcaagttctctcaacaataataacataattggatcatataactatccctcaacatgcaacaaagagtcactccaaagtcactaatagcggagaacaaacaaagagattatggtagggtacgaaaccacctcaaagttattctttcggatcgatctattcaagagtccgtagtaaaataacacaaagctattctttccgttcgatctatcatagagttcctactagaataacaccttaagacacaaatcaaccaaaaccctaatgtcacctagatactccaatgtcacctcaagtatccgtgggtatgattatacgatatgcatcacacaatctcagattcatctattcaaaccaacacaaagtacttcaaagagtgccccaaagtttctaccggagagtcaagacgaaaacatgtgccaacccctatgcataggttcatgggcggaacccgcaagttgatcaccaaaacatacatcaagtgaatcacgtgaatatcccattgtcaccacagataagcacggcaagacatacatcaagtgttctcaaatctttaaagactcaatccgataagataacttcaaagggaaaactcaatccattacaagagagtagagggggagaaacatcataagatccaactataatagcaaagctcgcgatacatcaagatcgtatcacctcaagaacacaagagagagagagagagagagatcaaacacatagctattggtacataccctcatccccgagggtgaactaccccctcctcatcatggggagcgccgggatgatgaagatggccaccggtgagggatccccccctccggcagggtgccggaacagggtcccgattggtttttgatggctacagaggcttgcagcggcggaactcccgatatattctgTTCCcccatgtttttagggtatatggatatatataggcgaaagaagtcggtaaggggagccacgaggggcccatgagggtggagggcacgcccaggggggtgggcgccccccctgcctcgtgccttccttgttgcttcccttacgtatactccaagtcttctggattgcttctgttccaaaaataactctcccgaaggtttcattccgtttggactccgtttgatattccttttttgcgaaacactgaaacaagcgaaaacagaaactggcactgggctctgggttaataggttagtcccaaaaataatatagaagtgtttagtaaagcccataaacatccaaaacaaataatataatagcatgaatacttcataaatgatagatacgttggagacgtatcagcatccccaagcttaattcctgctcgtcctcgagtaggtaaatgataaaagaaataatttatgaagtgtgaatgctagcaggtgcacaagtttgatcaatgataatttcaatcaccttttctagcatcattatatgtcataacagtagctcaactcatagaacttttcatgatcaagtaacaagctattcacatgttaaagtatagatcataaactttcttgaaaactaacaaactatgttctcagtcatcaaacaattgcaattcatcttattttcaggaagagtctatgtcagagctttgattcagcaaacttcacatactcaactatcatttagtcttccatgattgctaccactcaaagcatattttttgaacaaatagtattcatcgaacacagagaaagataggggcttaatgtttcgcctcccaaccttttacctcaagggtaatgtcaacaataataattcatgctcaaatatatttgaatggccatatatgcttagatttttccatcacatgatgcttgccaactaaagagtaggttggaatgagaaggaatactattgactcttgtgtaaa
Coding sequences within:
- the LOC123078162 gene encoding hydroxyproline O-arabinosyltransferase 3 isoform X2, whose translation is MHAPARKAAGGGGRGPVASALLLLAVGVFAFLISYSVLAMVLRGGGNGGGGTTGVGTGARDPVVRMPEWMRAAGGARGQRRPFHVALTATDAPYSRWQCRVMYFWYKRMQARPEGADMGGFTRVLHSGKPDGLMDEIPTFVVSPLPAGKDRGYIVLNRPWAFVQWLQQAKIEEEYILMAEPDHIFVKPLPNLAFDNDPAAFPFFYITPSEHEKIIRKYYPEERGPITNVDPIGNSPVIIKKTLLEKIAPTWMNVSLQMKEDQETDKAFGWVLEMYAYAVASALHGVQHILRKDFMIQPPFDKKLDNTFIIHFTYGCDYTLKGVLTYGKIGEWRFDKRSYQDRPPPRNLTLPPPGVPESVVTLVKRVNEATANLPRWDDGL
- the LOC123078162 gene encoding hydroxyproline O-arabinosyltransferase 3 isoform X1 — its product is MHAPARKAAGGGGRGPVASALLLLAVGVFAFLISYSVLAMVLRGGGNGGGGTTGVGTGARDPVVRMPEWMRAAGGARGQRRPFHVALTATDAPYSRWQCRVMYFWYKRMQARPEGADMGGFTRVLHSGKPDGLMDEIPTFVVSPLPAGKDRGYIVLNRPWAFVQWLQQAKIEEEYILMAEPDHIFVKPLPNLAFDNDPAAFPFFYITPSEHEKIIRKYYPEERGPITNVDPIGNSPVIIKKTLLEKIAPTWMNVSLQMKEDQETDKAFGWVLEMSELSFVVCDLINAFSHCYVVINPVFCYFSLASRYAYAVASALHGVQHILRKDFMIQPPFDKKLDNTFIIHFTYGCDYTLKGVLTYGKIGEWRFDKRSYQDRPPPRNLTLPPPGVPESVVTLVKRVNEATANLPRWDDGL